GGAAGCTATTCCGGTTTTCCTGAAGTTGCGGCTCACCTCGATTGCGCCCAATTCGTACATGAGCTCACCCAACCTGCTCCACCGTTCCGTTTCTTCCGGAAACCAGCAGGCAAGATATCCCACCACAACACGTTCATCGCGAAGCGCCAGAGAAACGCGTCCGCCCTTTTTTGCAGCAATCCTCTCGAACACTTCGAGTTTCTGAATTATGGACGAATAATGAGCAAAGTTGCCCAGACCCGGGTCCAGTTCCAATCCATGGAAATCTTCCGCCGGAAATCGAGGATGGATGATGATGCCATTCGCTTCTTTATATGCCGGTAAAGGTTGTTTACGGGGAACAGAGATTGTTCCCACGTCCAGATTTTCCATCAAAAGTCACCCCAGTCCCGCTGCAGGGTTTTGAGCATAATTATGAGGTCGCGATACTTACCCTGTCGGTCTTTTACATAGTCTTTCAGGACGGCCTGTTCACGAAAGTCCAGTTTATGCGCCCCGTTCTTCGCTGCGTCCTCCACGCCGGAGACAAATTCTGCGACGAGTATCTCAATACCTATATTCATCGCGAGTTTGATTGTGTCAAGGAGCATCCATGTGCCGATCCTCTGTTGTCGATACTCCGGATCGACGTTTATGCGGAGATGTGCAACGTGCGACAGGCAATCCGAGGGACGTTTATGAAGCCGAACATTTGCGATGATAGTTCCATCCGGCGTGACTGCCACCAATGGCAAGAGCCGGCTGAAGTCGAGGTGCTGTATCCATTCATGCATTACATCAGGATCAGCCAGGTTCTCTCTCAAGAACCATCTCTCGTCCTCCGGAATTCTTGCGAAGAGTTCCAACAGCTTGTGTTCG
The sequence above is a segment of the Desulfomonile tiedjei DSM 6799 genome. Coding sequences within it:
- a CDS encoding GNAT family N-acetyltransferase: MENLDVGTISVPRKQPLPAYKEANGIIIHPRFPAEDFHGLELDPGLGNFAHYSSIIQKLEVFERIAAKKGGRVSLALRDERVVVGYLACWFPEETERWSRLGELMYELGAIEVSRNFRKTGIASKMLDITLSNDDSLESKIAYMNGFSWHWDLDGTGLTKFEYRKLMLNLLKNYGFRDYYTNEPNVSLREENLFMARIGSEVSEQDRKRFSHLRFGIYD
- a CDS encoding GNAT family N-acetyltransferase, giving the protein MFDDYPKEIITKDGLPVLLRPLVPEDEHKLLELFARIPEDERWFLRENLADPDVMHEWIQHLDFSRLLPLVAVTPDGTIIANVRLHKRPSDCLSHVAHLRINVDPEYRQQRIGTWMLLDTIKLAMNIGIEILVAEFVSGVEDAAKNGAHKLDFREQAVLKDYVKDRQGKYRDLIIMLKTLQRDWGDF